Part of the Mytilus trossulus isolate FHL-02 chromosome 2, PNRI_Mtr1.1.1.hap1, whole genome shotgun sequence genome is shown below.
GGGCCCTTGGTATAATGCAGGTAACTTGTTTCATTCGATATATTGTTCATTTATTGACGAGACTCAACCAATAACTTAGATTTCAGCTATTTGTTGTagtcttgttttgttttgaccACGTGTATATCATGCTTGCCCTCATTGAACTCGTTTTTATCTAATAATATACAGTTTTTCGCCCTCTGGAGCGAATGAGAAACACAACAAGCAACATATGtttcataataaatacatgtctTGTGGCTCACACTTACTTTTTCGGTTAGATTTTCGCATAGAagtgaaaataattttagcTGCAAATTTCTTTCCATTCTGCAAGCTGCAAACATCTATTTGACGTCGATCGTCTTCTCATTGGTTGATCCGCGGGgaccaaaagggtccaaaagcCGACAATATCGCCTTGAAAAACAGCTATTGTAACTGTTTCCATAATAATCCAAGCACAAACatacaatatttgtatttcgataaataaattacatcatatttatagTCGTTTTTAGTTAACAGGCATGTATGTAATTTGATTTCATACATTTTCATCGATAGACGCAGCCTCCGCCATTGATGAATATATGAATACATAATGAGGTCCTTACGGGGTTATCTGCCCCTGAAAATATCATAAGTAAATCGCCTTAACATCGCTGCGTGGAAAATAAAGTAACGGGGGCTCGCGGTTCtgaatcaaatttatttaaaatatagaattttgctatttttttctataaataaactttatcctatACTTCATggaaacatcaaataaaaatatggggtcACCTTTCTTTAAGTTCACAATCTGCTTTTGAATGAAGCATGTATATTTGTTGAACTTATAGAAGAAAACAAAggtataattgaaataaaaaaagaacttaattacagaaatcgcttataTTTAACAATAGTCTAGTTTAAGtacagatcatttgaaaaaaaataataaaaaacataggtcaccgatggcttataaaagttatttaaattttcatgcCAACAATGGCATTTTTAtttcaccaaagggagataatttggagctttttttaatgttacaaaTGTAGATAAACATATCGAAATgattttttgtaccatatcatataGTAACAACTATagtagtgtaataaataaaatttgcaatgaaaatgcgaatgttttaatttgtactGATTTTGTTTGTACCCTTAAGCCTCCTTACGCATCAAAAAATCGTTAACATTGTCAAGaagtaagaaataaaataatgatttatgTGTTGAATCTTCCAACAATTTCTAAAGCAACGGATGGCTATCTCGGAAATATCAAAGCTGCAGGTCATACATCTATCTCATAGACCATAACGTCAAGAcctttcatttcaatatattgaCTAAAAAAGTACTCTAAAATCCATTTGAAAGACGGAGGGAATTAAAATTAATGATACGTAAAAGGACTTTTAGATACCAggtatctttttaaaattaacaatgcAGGATTAAGTCTTTGATTAAATTCAAAATGACAAAGTTTTCCACTGCAAATTTCACTGTACTCGCATCTTTTCCCCATATAACCAATTTATTTTGACCAAATCAAATGTACCTACCCATTGcaagattttaattttactagAAAGTAATAAACATTAGTCTAAGAATTGTTCGTAAAATTGCAGCTTCAATCTTAAATAAATCTACACTTCTACCTGTGTTTCCAAGAGGCTAGCTAGAACAAAGGAATTCGACAACTTTGTTTCCTAAAGAATATATCAATGAACCAAGAGAAACCAGTTCGTCAAATGTATCGATGCTGCttcaaaaaaaattcaacaacacttgattgaaatttaatattaatgGCTTATTTGATTGGTGTGGTATGACTGCAAATGTGACAACTTTTCACCAGATTTTTGGGAGATGTGATAtactttaaaacttttgaaCTGTCAgttctcaaattaaaaaaaaaagggttccTGACCTCTGAAAAATGCAAGTAGAAGTAAAGATTTATTAATCACCAAGATTAAGTTTTAGTTTATAGTCAAGGATTCCAACCACACGTACATGCCTATTTTGGATTTGCTTCAAACTGTAacgagttttttttatattagcatTTAACACATATTGTTATCCATGATTGACAGTCATTATGGAGCCATTTTGaagacatgttttaaaaagCATAATTACTAAACTTCATTGTAAAAAACTAATAAATTCCCTTGTTATCATACTAGTTTCTTACTTGAAATAAGGGTTTATAAATGGAAAACTTTTCCGAGAATATGGAGGTTATTTCACCTCATTGGAAATCacacaccatttttttttttattacagccAATGATGGGAAAcagcattttgttttttctatctGTGAATTCATTCTCTACATGTTCTTGCTTTTCTTCTTATCCTTTTGACATGGGCTATTGATAATTGAAACATAAGTGAAGCAACTCAAGAGCATGTGTCAGGTAACAAGAAATACGACTTTCAAGGTCAactaattatttgttatttattttttgttcaccACAAGTCTGACAGTAAGTCATTATAGTGATGAAAACTCATGTGTATAAGATATTGGTAACATATTATTATATTGCTCATTCTTTTAGAATTTAAGATTGAATAAGACCATTGAAAGAATTGAAAGCAGACTGAAGTTCAACTATACAAAGTCGGACATACTATTCAAAAGTCATCTGTCGAGCGCAACTTAGAAAAAacccagattttttttaacaaaaaaactgcAGAGGTTAACCAGTGAGAGTCATTTCCTGTAAGAACTGATGAAGAAGTATGTAAAGACGAttgttcttattttattttgcaaagcAGACAAGTTTGAAGGTTAATTCAGGTTCTACCTAATTTTTgctaattttcaacaaaatcatTGACAGTTTCTAAAGGCAATGTGCAGTCATAGCAAACTTATATTGTACAAAGAGTTAcaagatagatataggaagatgtggtgtcagtgccaatgagacaactctccatccaaataacaatttaaaaattaaaccattataggttaaagtacggccttcaacacggagccttggctgacaccgaacaacaagctataaagggccccaaaattactagtgtaaaaccattcaaacgggaaaaccaacggtctaatctatataaacaaaacgagaaacgagaaacacgtatatattacataaacaaacgataactactgtacatcagattcctgacttaggacaggtgcaaacatttgcagtgggattaaacgttttaatgggcccaaaccttctccctttttctgaaacaatagcataacatcacaacctagaaaaacatacgataaaatatcaattggcagacttaactcaatcaaaaaacgtataattacacaatgaacgaataaatttgatctgcgatatctgaatacaaatgcaaggtttgttttgatttgtaaaacattgaatataggaaagttcttaaaaaaatagcgagatttatttgaaagtgtttaaaacatataacatttcatttcttctttattattttatgataacatataattttattcaaattcatgGGACTTAGACAACAAAAGGAGAAGGATTTCGATcaacaatttgttttcaaaaattactctttatttgttgttatgTGATTACGTTTACTTTTTGCATTCATTTATTTGGTGactaattttatgaaaatgacatATTCATTTGTATGAAAAATATGGATGAGGAATCCAGtgatatatatgatttatactATGTTGATTTCTAGAAATTAGTGGCcaatttgatagtttttgaATTGAGAATCcgccataccacatctttttaaagATACTGTTATAAATGGGTATTGATAATTATCACAAAGaaacaacacattttatatttctaaattgtaTTGGAATCAATATCTGAAAACCTGAAAAATAACGGTCTTAGATGATTTTTATACACTAAGACAACTTTGGCAAGCTCAATTTGGGGAGatcaaattgcatatttttataattagtaCCAATTTTATCAGATAACATAACGTTTAACATAACGTCTTTGAACTTATCAAGTTGACATAGCGGTACAATTCAACTGTCAGTGAGCATACAGGCACTTCGATCACGATTTTCACGGGTCTGCATGAAATTCACACTTTCAGGGGGTAATGgatatataaaacatgtttgctGTTACCTATTTATTCAGTCTCAGTGTTATTTGACACATTTTAGGGGTAGTGTTCCCTTAAATTCCATCTTGGCGAGTGCTTGTTTACGTATTCGAAGTTGCCATTCCTACAAATGGTCACTTCCGGGTAACGGtacttttttataaagttataataatacataaaactATTATTAAGATATAATCAAATTACTTACTGGCCTTCCTTTTATTGTGTTGGATATTTAATAATAAGATATAATTACGTTAAGTACGTTTTTGTGAAGCGTCGACAAGGAACTATTATGTGATTTCAATGACGTCAGATAGAAAAGTAGGCGATAAGGCTAAGAGTATGGAATTTTAAGGTTTATCTTTATTATGTCACTTATTTATTGGAATTAAAGGCAAACATTTGCAAacgattttatgtttttataacgACATTTTGGGACATGAGCCAGATTtttccttagtatttcaaagaTACTGTAGATTTTCAGTTCTGTGAGTCGAGGATGTATTTCACCGTCAAGTATAAATACGGCGTCGGACTAGCACTTTGGCAAATCGTATCTGGCTATCAAGCAGAGCAGAACAATAAACCAAACAACCCTTAAAGTCAACCAAGCTATTTAGGTAGTAGATGCATTTCGATATAAAGCTATTTTACCTTAAGCTATGCGATAGCATTTCaagtttatatttatctttttacatcttttaaaatattaaacttaaAGCTTACATAAGGACGTCTAGTAACCAAATACcgtttttataaatattgccGCTTCAGCAGCACGGTCGCGAAACACGTGACTTGCTTGTGATCAGTTTCACGGAAAAATGGCGCCTGAATGAAAAAACAAGTTCGCTTGGTGGCAAATTTTGAACGTAAGTATTTACATATCATCGTATTCATACTATAGGACCCTCCTCATCATATGCAGCGTTTTGTTCCGAATATTTTGATGCCCATTAAGTTATATTTCACTGTTGGTTTCATAGAGAACATTCACAGAATATTTCAGATCTGCCGAAGATTGATCAGGATTGTGTACACGATATGTCCGTAAAATCACTATAAATCCATTTTTGTATCTTATTTTCGCCAATCGTGTACAGAAACTTGCCCACGTTTACTTATTCATTCATACAAACTAGCGTCAGtgtatatttttgacatttttgtcagCTGAAcgcaataatatttttttttcaaaaaatgatcAGTATCCACGGTATGAAAATATATGATCAGTTCCACGGTATGAATCTGAAAGTTATAGATCATTTCCCataactttatatttaggtTTAAAATGGATGCTGAGAAGGCAGAAAAGCTGTGTAAAATTTGTGGAAAGTCATTCCGGAGTATTTCAGCAGTGTATGATCACGAAAGGAGGCATGCCAAGAAGGGGCCATACAAGTGTTGTGGGAAAGTTTTTTTCAGTAAAGCCAATATCAAAAGACACAggtaaattttcatttcatggAATTCTTATCATATTACTGTcactaaatttttgaaaataacataAGCCACGGAAATAGAGAAGTTGTCTATGAACAAAATCAGTCAAATGAAAATACGAACTAGGAATATATCATTTCTGTAATAATGTATGTGTCCTCTGTGAATATGTACATTTATTCAAGGAacattatgtataaataaatcaGTATTTAAAAACTAGGGAATTGCAAAACCCGAAAACCAAGACAAATTTGTACAATCAATTAACACTAACACTTTAAAATACATAACCGCGATGGAACCCACCACAACATGGGCAAAATAGGTACCAGTAATCATGGCCTGCCTACGAGCCTTGTCTAGGAAATTACCTTACTGGACACTATTAACCATATGTTAATTCTTGATCTTTAAACATTCAGGTGTGCAGTGCATGGTGAAGAAAAAACATTTGCATGTGAACAGTGtgataaaagattttcaattATGGCTGATCTCACCCGTCACCTCAAGATTCACGAGGAACACcctgtaaaatttaaatgtacagtATGTGGTTTAGAGTTTAAGAAAGCACATGATTGTGGTGATCACGAGGCTAGTCACAGGGGTGACACACAGCATAGGTGCACATGTGGAAAGGCATACATCCACCAGACAAACCTTTACAGACATAAGAGAAAATGTAATCATTGACAATCAGGATTCATCTTgactttattatttattttacgttTGGTACTTTGATCTCAAAGATGAGATACATACTGGTTTTgacaaataaagatttatttctatgaaaaatatttattcaatgcCCATTTTAACAGTTGGTAGAAGTTTGGCCTGGTTGCATCTAGCTTTTTCCCAACGGATTCCAAGTTCCCCTTTACATAGAGCATTTCTGTCAGTTGAAATCGTTGCCTCTCGCTTTCGTCCATTCAACCGTTTCCTCCCTGCAGAGTCGAATGtatgatttctgaaaataaaggaaaatacaAAGTGTACAAATTTATTCTACACTGGGGAAAACCTGGAGACCGTAATTCGATTCATGGTTAGCCGTAGGGCCATATGCATATAAGAAATTGCTGTGaggatgaaaatatttttcatagacGAAAATCTTAGCACAAAATGTATCTTGCGTTACATGTGGAAACTACCATTGTCACATATCAGTACCGAAACGTTCATTATACAAATGCAAATTAACTAAATTTACCTGAATGCTATATCCAAAGGCATTTCATTTACCAAACCTAGGCAAACCCTGCAGTTCACATGGTGAGTATCAATATCTGTAAATGGCTCTTCAACCAGATTGTACATGGTTTTCCTTTTAGTGCTGTACGAAAACTGTCTGAAACAAGAATAGTGTACGcataaaatattatcaaactATACGAagttaatgttatatatatagtatatatttacTGCAAAACCGTATAATACCTTTCGGGATCCAGTCGGATCTGAACTTGTTCAATGGTATTTCCAATAAATTGTCCAAACTCTTGGCACGACACAGTACCATGGCCCCTGCGATCATTCTGAGTGACTTCTGAGAAAAAAGTTTCTCCAACCATACTACTAAACGCCCTGACGTTGTACGTGCTTCCATGACATAGGGCATAAAGCCAAATCTTAGCATCGATACTTGCAAGTAGGGCTTCCCATAACTGTGATGGCCAACCGTTGACATACATGGTCTTTGGTGGAAACATGCGAAAGTCTATGTAGCTCAAGAGACGTCTTCTTAAGCCCTCGCGCATACTTTGTCTTTCTTGAGATTCAATTCCAGGTGTATCATCAGCTTGCCACCAAGATCTTATGTCATGACAAAGATTTGCACTATCGATATCACCGTTCGACCTCATCATATTTTCGACTTCTGGTGAAAAATGCGTTATTGCCATTGACATTGACATCGGATCGATGATTTCCTGTATCATTGCTGGTGTCAAAAGTGTTTTCCCCGACCGAGCTACCTTTAACCAGCTCTCGTTTGTCAATCCTTCTATTCCTCCTTTGCATACTTTTGTTCTAGTTCTTGTCAATAAATGGGTAGCATCAATGCATCTTACTTCGTATTGATTCCGTATCTCACTAAAATAACTGAATTAGAATTTAACTGTGTCGAAAAAAAGGACATGTAGTTTAATTCCAAATAGGGTCGAACATATATTGTAAAAGTCTGACAGAAAGTATATTATTTATGTGTCAGGCAGTACTACTTTtgcataaaattataaattatgttcTGCATGTATTTCCTGTCCATAAAAACCGTTTATGGGATctcatatataattattatatcgATTCAGATTCATACCGTGGAACTGATCATATAATGTTCATACCGTGGATACTgatcattttttgaaaaaaaaatattattgcgTTCAGctgacaaaaatgtcaaaaatatacaCTGACGCTAGTTTGTATGAATGAATAAGTAAACGTGGGCAAGTTTCTGTACACGATTGGCGAAAATAAGATACATAAATGGATTTATAGTGATTTTACGGACATATCGTGTACACAATCCTGATCAATCTTCGGCAGATCTGAAATATTCTGTGAATGTTCTCTATGAAACCAACAGTGAAATATAACTTAATGGGCATCAAAATATTCGGAACAAAACGCTGCATATGATGAGGGGGGTCCTATAGTATGAATACGATGATATGTAAATACTTACGTTCAAAATTTGCCACCAAGCGAACTTGTTTTTTCATTCAGGCGCCATTTTCCCGTGAAACTGATCACAAGCAAGTCACGTGTTTCGCGACCGTGAGCAGGTCTTCAACAGGAAGTGGCTTCAAATTTAGACAAGATGCGGAACCAGTTCAAGGTTTACTATTTCTAATAGCagtttttggcaaattatacAATTATCACAGATGTAAAGATACGATGTCCCACCACAatgacaactttctaatatcgtaatttaatgaaataagtATAATTATGCATTCTCTCATTATTATTATGATTGATAGGATAGTCTtgtaaatatgaatattaatcTACTCGCCCGCCTGtaacaatacaatattaaatattcatttgtttCTCCTTACAAGACGACAAGGTATTGCCATTCACTTGTCAAACCAAGTGCAGAAGATAGTAGACAAGATCAAGCAGGCCTTGTCAAGAGTATAATGTAGTCGGAGAGCCAGACAATAATTAACTACTAACATTGAGTTTTGGTGATACCAAAAACAGGGCATTGAAATTTAAGATAAGCTGATCTGAAATGCATTATATAGAGCCAAGGAGGAGCATAGCcttgttaaaaaagaaatggtgtcttcaactttgtatttgtttggtttataactatttcgatatgagcgtcactgatgagtcttatgtagacgaaacgcgcgtctggcgtactaaattataatcctggtaccttcgaTAATTATCTACCATAAAGTGGTATGAACATCAACATGCGCTGCTAATTGCGTTAATGAATAATGCTACAAAAGGAAGTTTTATTCATTGAAACAAAATTGTTGGAACTTCTTAAAAACTTTTAAGGCATATTTAAAAGAGGCAAATGTACTGCCAACATATATTTCTCCCTGTGGTTGAGGCAAATGATTTTGACTATCTTGGTTAagatgaaaattgttttaatgatGTAGACTTTGTTGATTATGACAAAgatgacatacatgtagtagACTTCATAGATGACAATGAAGAGAAATTTAACTATAATATATGAAGACTATCTATATTTATTGAGGAATATTATGTAAGATACTTCAAATTGATGATTTACATGCAATACTGTTTAAGTAAActatcatatatttgtttttaattctgtggaatataaaaatataaacactttCAAACCTACACGTTTTTTGGTATGACATTAATAGAAATATTGTGTAAAGCACATATGGCCAACATTAAAGTATTTTTATAATAGAATTTTTATAACTTGACACCACTTTGAATAATTAAGTCTTTATCATCTTTTTAATACTGATTTGTCTATTAACTGATTTGTCTATTAAAACTTATATGAGCTCATAAGTATAATTTCcatatgtttgtttttgaagAGATTCAATATTTAGCAGCGAACTCATAATTTACATTAACAACCCCATTTTCGTGGATAATTGCCCTTGAACAGATTTGAGTTAATTTATTTCCTTGATTATACACAGTGGTATACTATATCCTCgacataaatttttgtattttcttgtgaaaaaaagaaaatctatgtattttgatttaaatgatGAAGTTCGCATGATAAGGCTATAATATTTTAAGATGGTAAGATACCAAACCTCTATAAACGGGTTGCGTTGTGCTAGATTTTATATGATGTCTGGTTATATTAAGgcaataatataatatatcagaataTTGTGATCAcacataaaaatttaatttgtcaaaaaatccaGTGCAAAcaacaagaaacaaatatacatttactactgtttacattaaacttaattcatggtTAACAAAGCTGGAAACTATTGGTAGTATAAGTAGTATCTTTCTGTGTTTACATTCACTtaaaccccgcggaaatctcacatgcgtaggtgcgttctaaaagtcatgtacgttcgtacaaaaaaagtttacattaaaaattatataattgtcccgaataaacagctgtcatagATGCgaagagctattggagaaacaattattataataaaagtataaatctttgtaacatttagttcaaatatttatagtttttcacttgctttacatcacgatataattttcgagacgttttttcaaacacaaccaaatcacccaccatgacagcattttgtccaatcacagaaaggattttcgagcatgcgtattctgttgccatagttaagcgtccttaaattcaaagggcacaaaccgaaactataccgaaTACATGAAGGTCGGCAAAAAATTAACCAAGCcaaactttaatatatatagatgtggtataattgctaCTGAGATTGCTacaacagaccaaatgacacagaacttGACAACACATATAGGTCAACTAAacgccttcaataatgagaaaaagtCAATACCACAAAGTCAAATGACAAATGGAAAGCCAGGCAAGAAAAATAAAGGTatcttttatttacataataacaagtgaaactgcgagctactgctcactgatgatacccccgccgcaagtggataatataaatagtgtaaaaatatgcaagtgttcggtaaacaggaagttgtcgagtgatgaatctgaaaacgcatcacacagaatacctgacttatataaatcctgaaaccaaatttcagaaatccttgtattgtagttcctgagaaaagtgtgacgaaatTTTTtgacttggctatcatgtgtaaaatcatacaagtgttcggtaaacaggaagttgtcaaatgatcaatctgaaa
Proteins encoded:
- the LOC134705352 gene encoding zinc finger protein 888-like; the protein is MDAEKAEKLCKICGKSFRSISAVYDHERRHAKKGPYKCCGKVFFSKANIKRHRCAVHGEEKTFACEQCDKRFSIMADLTRHLKIHEEHPVKFKCTVCGLEFKKAHDCGDHEASHRGDTQHRCTCGKAYIHQTNLYRHKRKCNH